The genomic segment CTGTCCCCCCACGACACCCGCACCACCCCCGACCGGCCACCAGCTTCGGCCCGGCCCGAACAACAGCCCCCAGCATTCCAGCATCGGCACGCCCAGGCGCCGCCCAGCCAAGAAAAGAGAGACAGAAACAGCCTACGAACTGGCCGAACACCACCCGCGTCCCTCCCAGGCGGGGGTTCCGGGGCGCGGTGGCTCCGCTCGAAGGGGTGGAGTGGCGCGGGCGCGGGCGTGGGTGGGGCGGGGAACGGTGAGGTGGGCCGCCCGCGCCCACGGAGCCACTGCCGCCGCCAGAGGATCGTCGAGTGTGTCCGGCGGGAACCACGGCAGTGCGCAGGGGCAGAATCGGGCCGCGCGCAGGGGAGCCACGGCCCACGCGTATGGAGCCGCGGTCCCCGCCCGCCGAGCGCGTCCGGCAGGGAACCACGGCAGTGCGCAGGGGCAGAATCGGGTCGCGCGCAGGGGAGCCACGGCCCGCGCGCATGGAGCCGCGGTCCCCGCCCGCCGAGCGCGTCCGGCAGGGAAACACGGCAGCGCGCCCAGGGTGTGACCCCTGGACGCGCTCACCGCGACACCCTTCACACGCCCCCGGCGCGGCGCCGAGGCCGCCGCCAGGGCGCCTCAGGCGATCACCGGCGGACCCATCCGCCCTCGTTCCACGACACTCGGGCCGCAACCGTGAGGCACCGCCCTCGGACCACCACCATCAGGCACCCGCCCGAGCCCGAGCCCGAGCCCGAGCCCGAGCCCGAGCCCGAGCCCGCGCCCGCGCCCGGACCCGGATCCGCACCCTCCCCTTTCCCCCGTACCCCGCCATCGCCTGGCACCGTTCTCACGCCGCGTACCCCCACCCCCACCGCACCGCCTCACGCAGCCCGCCACGGCAACTCCGCCGTCACCCGGGTCGGCCCCCCGGCCGGTGAGTCGACGACCAGGATCCCGTCGACCGCCCCGATCCGCTCGGCGAGCCCCGCCAGCCCGGAACCGCCCCGCGTGTCGGCGCCGCCGACCCCGTCGTCGATGACCTGGAGCATCAGCCGGTTCTCGACCCTCCAGACATCCACGGTCGCCCGCGTGGCCCCCGCGTGCTTGCTGACGTTCTGCAGCAGCTCGGAGACGGTGAAGTAGGCGATGCCCTCGATCGCCGGCACCGGCCGCGCCGGCAGGTCCACGTCCACCACCACCGGCACCGCACACCGCGAGGCGACCGCCGACAGCGCCGCGTCGAGCCCCCGGTCGGTCAGCACGGCCGGATGGATGCCCCGCGCGAGATCCCGCAGCTCCTGCAGCGCCGTCTTGACCTCCCCGTGCGCCGAGTCCACCATCACCGCCGCCGCCCGGGGGTCCTCCGCCAGCTTCTCCTTCGCCAGCCCCAGATCCATGGCCAGCGCCACCAGCCGCGCCTGCGCCCCGTCGTGCAGATCCCGCTCGATCCGCCGCAGATCAGCGGCGGCCGTGTCGATCACGACCCCCCGGTCCGACTCCAGCTCGACGACCCGGGCCCCCAGCCGCGACGGTCCGAGCATCCCGCTCACCATCACCCGGTCGACCATCGTCAACCCCCGCACGATCCACGGCGTGGCCATCGTGAAGAGCAGCCCCACCAGCGCGGTCACGGTCACCTCGAACGGATTGTCGAGGTACACGGCACGCGTCTCGTCCCCGTACAGCTGCAACCCGTCCTGCCCGGCCCACAGGGGGAAGACCCAGAACCACAGCGGATACGTCAGCAGCGCCCACCCGTACGTCCAGAAGGTCACCGCCACCACGAACGAGAACACCGACCACGGGAACTGCACGACCGCGTACAACAGCTGACGCCACGACGACCCGCTGCGCAGCATGGCGCCCATCCACGCCATCGCCCCGCGCCCCTTGACCCGCAACGGCTCCGGCGCGGCCACCTCCACCCCGAGCAACGCCCGCGCCCGCGCCCGCTCCAGCGCACCGAACCCCCGGCACCCGGCCAGCCCCGCCGCCAGCACCGGCACCCCGAGGAACGTGACCAGCAGCCCCGCACCGACCGACACCATCGTCACGGCGTACGTGAACAGCAGGATCCCGACCGGCAGCCCCAGCAGCACATACCCGAACTCCCGCCAGCTGCGCGCCTCGAACGGCGCCCGCAACCCGGCCGGCACACGATGCCGCCGCTCCTCGCCCCAACTCCCGTACCCGTCCCCGTACTCCGTGGCCATCACCGTCGCCCGCCTTCACTCGTCCCGCACTCCCGATGTCGTACTCCCACCCTGCTCGCCCCCGACCCCCGGGACCATGGAGCGAGTCGGCGTCTCGATACGGGGGTTTTCCCCACCCCGAAAAGGCAGTTCCCCGCGCCCCGAAAGGGGCGCGGGGAACTGCGCGAGCAACCACGACGAACCAGCCCCCCGCCCACACCGCGACACCCCCACGGCGAAACGGCGAACAGACACCCACGACAGAAGAGCCCTCCGCCCCCAGGCCCCCGGCCGCGCACACCCCCGGTCAACCGCCGGCGGCATCCCGTCCACGCCAGGGCAACTCCGCGGTGACCGTCGTGGGCCCGCCCACCGGAGACTCGATGACGAACAACCCGTCGACCGCCCCGAGCCGCTCCGCGAGCCCGGCGATACCGGTCCCCCCGTCGAGACGAGCACCCCCACGCCCGTCGTCCCACACCTGTATCAGCAGCCGGTCGTCGGAACGCCAGACATCCACCGAGGCCGCCCTCGCCCCACTGTGCTTACTGATGTTCTGCAGCAACTCGGACACGGTGAAGTACGCGATCCCCTCGATGGCGGCGGCAGGCCGCGCGGCCAGATCGACGGTCACCTTCACCGGCGCCGTACACCGCGAGGCCACCGCCGACAACGCCGCGTCGAGCCCCCGGTCGGTCAGCACCGCCGGATGGATCCCCCGAGCCAGATCCCGCAGCTCCTGAAGCGCGAGCTTCACCTCACCATGGGCCTCCGCCACCATCGTGGCAGCCGCGTCCGGGTCCTCCAGCAGCTTCTCCTTCGCGAGCCCGAGCC from the Streptomyces sp. NBC_00310 genome contains:
- a CDS encoding sensor histidine kinase, with the translated sequence MATEYGDGYGSWGEERRHRVPAGLRAPFEARSWREFGYVLLGLPVGILLFTYAVTMVSVGAGLLVTFLGVPVLAAGLAGCRGFGALERARARALLGVEVAAPEPLRVKGRGAMAWMGAMLRSGSSWRQLLYAVVQFPWSVFSFVVAVTFWTYGWALLTYPLWFWVFPLWAGQDGLQLYGDETRAVYLDNPFEVTVTALVGLLFTMATPWIVRGLTMVDRVMVSGMLGPSRLGARVVELESDRGVVIDTAAADLRRIERDLHDGAQARLVALAMDLGLAKEKLAEDPRAAAVMVDSAHGEVKTALQELRDLARGIHPAVLTDRGLDAALSAVASRCAVPVVVDVDLPARPVPAIEGIAYFTVSELLQNVSKHAGATRATVDVWRVENRLMLQVIDDGVGGADTRGGSGLAGLAERIGAVDGILVVDSPAGGPTRVTAELPWRAA